Proteins from a genomic interval of Clostridium scatologenes:
- a CDS encoding aldose epimerase family protein produces MGITKKLFGKIFKDKEVYIFTLSNDNKMSAKISNYGGSLVSLTVPDKEGRLDDIVLGYKNLDGYVNGKFFFGAIIGRNANRIKDAKIKINDRVYNLTKNEGENQLHGGIIGFNKVLWIPRTYVDDYGNNCLELSYMSKDGEEGYPGDLNVKVIYTLKSDNELKIDYFAVSDKDTVVNLTNHSYFNLSGHLSKNILAHQVMINSDKFTVNSKESIPTGEIRSVDDTPMDFRKLTTIGKNISSKYDQIIYGNGYDHNWILNKKENSLEMAAEVFDHNSGRVMKVYTTKPAVQFYTGNYLNNLKNCKDNACYTKNSALCLETQYFPDALNHSNFPSSILKAREQYRHTTVYKFLTI; encoded by the coding sequence ATGGGTATTACAAAAAAACTTTTTGGAAAAATATTTAAAGATAAGGAAGTATATATATTTACTTTATCTAATGATAATAAGATGAGTGCTAAAATTTCAAATTATGGTGGAAGCTTAGTTTCTCTTACGGTACCAGATAAAGAAGGTAGACTTGATGATATTGTATTAGGATATAAAAATTTAGATGGATATGTAAATGGAAAGTTTTTCTTTGGTGCAATTATAGGGCGTAATGCTAATAGAATAAAAGATGCAAAAATTAAAATAAATGATAGAGTATATAATTTAACTAAAAATGAAGGAGAAAATCAACTGCATGGAGGAATAATTGGATTTAATAAAGTTTTATGGATACCTCGAACATATGTAGATGATTATGGAAACAATTGTCTTGAACTATCATACATGAGCAAGGATGGAGAAGAAGGATATCCAGGTGACCTTAATGTAAAGGTTATATATACACTTAAAAGTGATAATGAACTCAAAATTGATTATTTCGCAGTTTCAGATAAGGATACTGTGGTTAATCTTACAAATCATTCATACTTTAATCTGTCAGGGCATCTGTCTAAAAATATATTAGCTCATCAAGTAATGATAAATTCAGACAAATTTACAGTTAATAGCAAGGAAAGTATTCCTACAGGTGAAATAAGAAGTGTAGATGACACACCTATGGATTTTAGAAAGTTGACTACAATAGGTAAAAATATATCAAGTAAATATGACCAAATAATTTATGGAAATGGATATGACCATAATTGGATATTAAATAAAAAAGAGAACAGTTTGGAAATGGCAGCAGAGGTTTTTGACCATAATAGTGGGAGAGTTATGAAAGTGTATACAACTAAACCAGCAGTACAATTTTATACAGGAAATTATTTAAATAATTTAAAAAATTGTAAAGATAATGCTTGTTACACTAAAAATAGTGCACTTTGTCTTGAGACACAATACTTTCCGGATGCATTAAATCATAGCAATTTTCCATCGTCTATATTAAAAGCAAGGGAACAGTACAGGCATACTACAGTGTATAAATTTTTAACTATATAA
- the xylB gene encoding xylulokinase produces the protein MNFLGIDLGTSSVKLIIMNEKGQILASVSKDYDVSYPKVGWAEQNPNDWWNSTKDGIRELINSHNIKPETIDGISFSGQMHGLVILDSNNKVLMPAILWCDQRTQKQCDYLNKEFGQDKLSKNTGNMALTGFTLPKLLWVKENKPDVYAKIAHIMLPKDYISFKLTGIFASDASDASGTIMFDVENRKWSKEILDLFEIKENVLPKVYESYEVIGNVSKKVSNETELSTSTKVIAGAGDQAAGAVGTGTVNSGILSVALGTSGVVFASSEKFYVDNENRLHSFCHANGKWHQMGVILSAASSLKWWVDNVSGDMFEKLLSEAESSAVGSNKLFFLPYLIGERTPYNDPCAKGSFIGLNVIHKRGDMTRAILEGVSFALRDSLEILRSLNVDMKEIRISGGGSKSKLWRQIIADVFNLKVSIINSKEGPAYGAAILAAVGCKLFNSVNEACEALIQTTDITEPIRENVEKYDKLYKVYSSLYTCLKDKFKEIDNLLI, from the coding sequence GTGAACTTTTTAGGAATTGATTTAGGAACTTCTTCTGTAAAACTTATCATAATGAATGAAAAAGGCCAAATTTTAGCAAGTGTGTCCAAAGATTACGATGTAAGTTATCCTAAAGTTGGATGGGCAGAACAAAATCCTAATGATTGGTGGAATAGTACCAAAGATGGTATTAGGGAACTTATAAATAGTCATAATATTAAACCAGAAACTATTGATGGAATAAGTTTTAGTGGTCAAATGCATGGACTTGTAATTCTTGATAGCAATAATAAAGTTTTAATGCCTGCCATATTATGGTGTGACCAGAGGACACAAAAACAATGTGATTACTTAAATAAAGAATTTGGACAAGATAAACTTTCAAAAAATACTGGAAATATGGCGTTAACTGGTTTTACGCTTCCAAAATTGCTTTGGGTTAAGGAAAATAAACCAGATGTATATGCTAAAATAGCACATATTATGCTTCCTAAAGATTATATAAGTTTTAAGCTTACTGGAATATTTGCATCTGATGCATCTGATGCTTCTGGTACGATAATGTTTGATGTTGAAAATAGAAAATGGTCAAAAGAAATATTAGATTTGTTTGAGATTAAAGAAAACGTTTTACCAAAAGTTTATGAATCCTACGAAGTTATAGGTAATGTTTCAAAAAAAGTGTCAAATGAAACTGAACTTTCAACATCTACAAAAGTTATAGCTGGAGCAGGCGATCAGGCAGCTGGAGCTGTAGGTACTGGAACAGTTAATTCTGGAATATTATCTGTGGCACTTGGAACATCTGGTGTTGTTTTTGCATCAAGTGAAAAATTCTATGTAGATAATGAAAATAGACTTCATTCATTTTGTCATGCTAATGGAAAGTGGCATCAAATGGGTGTAATATTATCTGCAGCATCAAGTCTTAAATGGTGGGTAGATAATGTAAGTGGAGATATGTTTGAAAAATTGCTTTCAGAAGCAGAAAGTTCTGCTGTAGGAAGTAATAAACTATTCTTTTTACCTTATTTAATAGGGGAAAGAACACCTTACAACGATCCTTGTGCAAAAGGAAGCTTTATTGGATTAAATGTAATACATAAAAGAGGAGATATGACAAGAGCTATTTTAGAAGGAGTATCTTTTGCTCTTAGGGATTCACTTGAGATATTAAGAAGTTTAAATGTTGATATGAAAGAAATAAGAATCAGTGGTGGAGGTTCTAAAAGTAAACTTTGGAGGCAGATAATTGCAGATGTTTTCAATTTGAAGGTAAGTATTATAAATTCAAAGGAAGGGCCAGCTTATGGAGCAGCAATACTTGCAGCAGTTGGTTGTAAACTTTTTAATTCAGTGAATGAAGCCTGTGAAGCTTTAATACAGACCACAGATATAACAGAGCCTATAAGAGAAAATGTTGAAAAGTATGACAAGTTATACAAGGTTTATTCGTCCTTATATACTTGCTTAAAAGATAAGTTTAAAGAAATAGATAACTTATTGATATAA
- the xylA gene encoding xylose isomerase: protein MKEYFSNVSKINYEGSDSKNPYSFKYYNPDEIIGGKKMKDHLRFSMSYWHTLTANGTDQFGLGTMVRSWDNVNDNMELAKARMEAAFEFMDKLDMDYFCFHDRDIAPEGKDLAETNKNLDEIVSMCKELMKKNNKKLLWGTANLFSNPRFVHGAGTTCNANVYAYSAAQLKKAIEVTNELGGENYVFWGGREGYETLLNTDMGLEMDNFSRILQMAVDYAKKIGFKGQFLIEPKPKEPTKHQYDFDVATVLGFLRKYKLENYFKVNIEANHATLAGHTFQHEICLARNNNVLGSLDANQGDPHLGWDTDQFPTNIYDATLAMYEILKNGGIAPGGLNFDAKVRRASFEPEDLFLSYIAGMDTFAKGLRIAYKLLQDGPIENFIKERYSSFSTGIGKDIVDGKAGFEELEKYALSNNVMNNHSGRQEYLESIVNQYIFEDK from the coding sequence ATGAAAGAGTATTTTTCTAATGTGTCTAAAATAAATTATGAAGGATCAGATTCAAAAAATCCTTACTCATTTAAATATTATAATCCTGATGAAATAATCGGTGGAAAAAAGATGAAGGATCATTTAAGATTTTCAATGTCCTATTGGCATACATTAACTGCTAATGGAACTGATCAATTTGGATTAGGTACAATGGTTAGGTCATGGGATAATGTAAACGATAATATGGAACTTGCTAAAGCGAGAATGGAAGCAGCATTTGAGTTTATGGACAAGCTAGATATGGATTATTTTTGTTTTCATGATAGAGATATAGCACCTGAAGGAAAAGATCTTGCAGAAACAAATAAGAATTTAGATGAAATAGTATCAATGTGTAAAGAATTAATGAAAAAAAATAATAAGAAATTATTATGGGGTACAGCTAACTTATTTAGTAATCCAAGATTTGTACATGGTGCTGGAACTACCTGCAATGCAAACGTTTATGCATATTCAGCAGCACAGTTAAAGAAAGCAATAGAAGTTACAAATGAATTAGGCGGAGAAAATTATGTATTTTGGGGTGGAAGAGAAGGATATGAAACACTTTTAAATACTGATATGGGGCTTGAAATGGATAACTTTTCCAGAATATTGCAGATGGCAGTGGATTATGCAAAGAAAATAGGTTTTAAAGGACAATTCCTCATAGAACCAAAGCCAAAGGAACCTACAAAGCATCAATATGATTTTGATGTAGCAACTGTTTTAGGATTCTTAAGAAAATACAAGTTAGAAAATTACTTTAAAGTAAATATTGAAGCAAATCATGCTACTTTAGCAGGACATACTTTCCAACATGAAATATGTTTGGCAAGAAATAATAATGTACTTGGCAGCTTGGATGCAAATCAAGGAGATCCACATCTTGGATGGGATACAGATCAATTCCCTACAAATATATATGATGCAACTTTAGCTATGTACGAAATACTTAAAAATGGGGGTATAGCACCAGGTGGATTGAACTTTGATGCAAAGGTAAGAAGAGCATCCTTTGAACCAGAAGATTTATTCTTATCATATATAGCAGGAATGGATACGTTTGCTAAAGGACTTAGAATTGCGTATAAATTATTACAAGATGGTCCTATTGAAAACTTTATTAAAGAAAGATATTCAAGCTTTTCTACTGGAATAGGTAAAGACATAGTAGATGGTAAAGCTGGATTTGAAGAACTAGAAAAATATGCTTTGAGTAATAATGTTATGAACAACCACTCAGGAAGACAAGAATATTTAGAATCAATAGTAAATCAATATATATTTGAAGATAAATAG
- a CDS encoding GNAT family N-acetyltransferase: MKKIFLSTERLAFSLWSEEDISDALELWGNPEVTKFITSNGKMSEKQICERLKKEIETYTNANVQYFPLYLVEANKNIGCCGLRPYDPKNNIFEMGIHLKQQYWGNGFAKEACSAIIEYSFNTLGVNALFAGHNPKNTASAGLLKKLGFVYTHDEFYPPTGLNHPSYLMTRQDNAGK; encoded by the coding sequence ATGAAAAAAATTTTTTTGAGTACAGAAAGATTAGCATTTTCACTATGGAGTGAAGAAGATATATCTGATGCTTTAGAACTTTGGGGAAACCCAGAAGTAACAAAATTTATTACATCAAATGGTAAAATGTCAGAAAAGCAGATATGTGAAAGGCTCAAAAAGGAAATAGAAACTTATACTAATGCTAATGTTCAATATTTTCCACTTTACCTCGTAGAAGCTAATAAAAATATAGGATGTTGTGGCCTGCGGCCATATGATCCTAAAAATAATATTTTCGAAATGGGAATACATTTAAAACAACAATATTGGGGGAACGGATTTGCTAAGGAAGCATGTTCTGCAATCATAGAATATTCTTTCAATACCCTTGGAGTTAATGCACTTTTTGCAGGACACAACCCTAAAAACACAGCATCTGCTGGATTGCTTAAAAAGCTTGGATTTGTATATACCCATGATGAATTTTATCCACCAACAGGGTTAAATCACCCTTCATACTTGATGACAAGGCAAGATAATGCTGGAAAATAG
- a CDS encoding DUF116 domain-containing protein — MNIITYCLKNENINSDLYYKEISLLSVKVVEKLKNSVFSIINDFEGFIKKRDIEQCRSNEEYMLEFLTIGVLLLVYMNRARKLKLAPQKMLSYLSVFRNNVKPLKPALNKLKGILSTTFLSENSENSTISEQVYFDDFVNLIKWMEASGDFKFCLDRLINWYKFLKSKPGKYRNEFVSKANFIAKWFKVEGSRELGKYTSQVSNFLNQSYPKYKFREDMIFCGRKEIEYHLNMVGAEILNKAFKEDFIKTKYKMVLVPSCMRFHNDIKCKAKKTDKGYLCASCTESCRVNKLSQTGNKYNFKVYMIFHESEAFSKEKIKKGEIGVVGVACVLNLLEGGWRAKSLNFVPQCVILDYCGCKKHWHKEGIQTDINIKQLKRVLQIS; from the coding sequence ATGAATATAATTACCTATTGTCTAAAAAATGAAAATATCAATTCAGATTTATACTATAAGGAAATATCATTACTTTCAGTTAAAGTTGTGGAAAAGCTTAAAAATTCAGTTTTTTCAATAATTAATGATTTTGAAGGCTTTATAAAAAAAAGAGATATAGAACAGTGTAGAAGTAATGAGGAATATATGTTAGAGTTCCTTACCATTGGGGTTTTACTTTTGGTATATATGAATAGGGCAAGAAAATTAAAGTTAGCTCCCCAAAAGATGCTTTCATATCTATCTGTGTTTAGAAATAATGTTAAGCCTTTAAAACCTGCATTGAATAAGCTTAAAGGCATATTATCAACAACCTTTCTTAGTGAAAATAGTGAAAATAGTACCATTTCAGAACAAGTGTATTTTGATGATTTTGTTAATTTGATCAAGTGGATGGAGGCTTCAGGTGATTTTAAGTTTTGCTTAGATAGGTTAATTAATTGGTATAAGTTTCTTAAAAGTAAACCTGGAAAATATAGAAATGAATTTGTTAGTAAAGCTAATTTCATTGCTAAATGGTTTAAAGTAGAAGGAAGTAGAGAACTTGGTAAATACACATCACAAGTAAGTAATTTCTTAAATCAAAGTTATCCAAAGTATAAATTTAGAGAAGATATGATATTTTGTGGTAGAAAAGAAATAGAATATCATCTTAACATGGTTGGAGCTGAAATACTTAATAAAGCCTTTAAAGAGGATTTTATTAAAACAAAATATAAAATGGTTCTAGTGCCTTCTTGTATGAGGTTTCATAATGATATTAAGTGTAAGGCTAAGAAAACTGATAAAGGTTATTTATGTGCAAGTTGTACTGAAAGCTGTAGAGTGAATAAGCTTTCTCAAACGGGCAATAAGTATAATTTTAAAGTATACATGATATTTCACGAATCAGAAGCTTTTTCAAAGGAAAAAATAAAAAAAGGAGAAATTGGAGTTGTGGGCGTAGCCTGTGTTCTCAACTTGCTTGAAGGTGGCTGGAGAGCAAAAAGCTTAAATTTTGTACCACAATGTGTAATACTAGACTACTGTGGTTGTAAAAAACATTGGCATAAAGAAGGAATACAAACAGATATAAATATTAAGCAGTTAAAAAGGGTACTGCAAATTTCATAA